The uncultured Trichococcus sp. DNA window CAAACCCCACGTTCTCGATCGCGGGCGGGATTGCCCCGTTATCGCCCAACAACGTGTTATCGTGCTGCCTCATGCGCGCCTGATCCGTAAAGGCGCTTTCCGAGAAAGAAAACACATCCAGAAAGGACTTGGTGATGTTCTCGGCATTTTTCAAGTCGCGGACTTGTCGGCTGAACCGCTGCTGCAACTCGCGGTATTTCCGTTCGCCGACCTTTTCATACAACAGCAACCCCATCAGGTCATCGCTGAAAAAAGCATGACTGGACAGCGGCTGCTGCAATTCATATAGGTATTGCTTCTCAGGCTCGTTCACCAGGAATGTTTTCAGCAAACCGATCCCTTCCAATTTCACCCGCGCTTGATAGAACTCCTGGATTCCGCTGTTCGATAAAGCCAACAATTCGGAATGAAGCAGATCCTTGCTCCAATAGATTTCCTGCGGAATCTCCGCGAGCAGCGTCATGTAAAGACTGAATGCTTGCGGCCCGATGATAGGCTGATACAATTGCGTCAGGACTTTACGGTCCACATCGGAAATCAAGTTCGTCTGGCTTGCTCTGAAAGGGTCCTTAGGGCTTATATTTTGCCATGGATAACTCATCAATCATTGTCTTCCTTTCCGGGGGCTGCCTCGTGGGGAGGAGTATCGGATAGTGGGATGTCTGAAGATTCGGCGGCCGCTTGTTCGGCTTTTTTCTTCTCCATGTTCTTCAATTCATCGAGGAAGGTTTTCCGGTCCGAAAATTGGCGGTAAACACTTGCGAAACGGATGTAAGCGACGTCGTCTATTTTGGCCAACTTATCCATTACGTATTCCCCGATGACGATGCTGGATACTTCATTTTCTCCGAGGGCTCGGATCTCGGCTTCCACTTCATTGACGACAGTCTCCAGTTGTTCAAGGGCGATCGGCCGTTTTTCGCAGGAGCGGATCAATCCCCGCAACAACTTTTCACGGCTGAATTCTTCGCGCGCGCCATTTTTTTTGATGACAAGCAACGGCGTCTGCTCGATCCTCTCGAATGTAGTGAAGCGGAAATGGCATTGTTCGCATTCGCGACGGCGGCGGATGGCTTTCCCATCATCAGCTGGACGACTATCGACAACACGCGATCCGTGATAGTGACATTTTGGGCATTGCATCGGCTTTCCCCCTTTTCTTTCGTTTATTATTGCTTCATTATAACATACTTGCGGCTCAAAAACCTTGAAAAGATGGTCTTTTCGGGACCGTCAGGCTAGATGGATCTGTGTCTGCGCAGCCATTCGGCGACTTGTTTTTCGGTTTCTTCGATCGTCCCGGAATTGTCGACAACAAAATCCGCCAGCTTTTTTTTCTTCTCGATCGAAAGCTGGCTTTGCATCCTCCGGGCGGCTTCAGCCGCATCCAAATGGTTGCGGCTCATCAGCCTTTGCAATTGGAGTTCTTCCGGAACATAGACGACCATCACGGCATCGCAGCTGTCCTGATACCCGCCTTCGTACAATAAAGGGATATCCAGCACGATGAGATCGTGACCTTCGTTGACGTAACGCTCTTTTTCTTCATGTATCCACTGCTGGATGCGTTCTTTCAGCAAGGAATCCAGTTCCGTCCGTTTCTCCCTGTCCGAAAAGATCAGTTCCCCCAAACGTTTGCGATCCAGCGTTCCATCAGGCTGCAGATAATCTTCCCCGAAATGCTTGATGATATCCACCAACCCTGGTGCACCCGGCAGAACGATAGCCCTAGCTCCCAAATCCGCATCCACAACCGGTACGCCCGCAGACAAAAACAGCTTCGCTACAGTCGATTTCCCTGTAGCGATGCTTCCTGTAAGACCCAGTATATAACTCATATTCGTTTATCTCGCCCCTTTGTACGCAATGTCGTTGATGTCTGCTGTCTTCGGACGGACCTTGGGCAGTTGTTGACAACGCGGACAATAATGCGTTCCTCTTTGTGCAACCCTTATTTTTTCGATCGGATGGCCGCAATTCGGACAAGGTTTCCCGGTCTGGCCGTAAACGGCAAGGGAAACTTGGAATTTCCCGGCCTCCCCCAACGTGTTCTTGTAGGTCCGGATGGTCGACCCTCCGGCCTCTACCGATCTGCTGATCACATCGATGATGGCTTCCTGCAGTCTTTTCGCTGCAGCCGGTCCGATTGTGTCGGCGGCTTGCAAGGGATGGATTCTGGCTTGGAAAAGCGATTCATCCGCATAAATATTCCCGACGCCGGCAACAATGTTCTGATCGAGGATGACCGCTTTGATTGCCCGATGCGACTTGGAAAGGTCCTTTTTGAATTTGCTCAACTTGAAGAAATCCGCAGTCGGCTCCGGCCCCATTTTTTTGAAAGGTTCATACTCATCACGCTTTTCGATCGGCAACAACGTGAATTTGCCGAACTTGCGCACGTCAAGGTAACGCAATTGACGTCCATCGGCTAGATAAAAAATGACATGGGTATGCTTCTTGATCGGTTCACCCGATTCGTTGACCTCATATTTGCCTTCCATCCGGAGATGGGAAATCATCGCCCAGTGGTCCAACAAGAAAATCAGGTACTTGCCGCGGCGTTCGATGGTGTGGATTTGTTCCCCACGCAGGACTGTCTTGAACCGTTCCGAAGAAAATGGCGGTGTGATCATGCGGTCCCAAAAGACGGCTACATCTGTGATGACGGCCCCTCCAACAAGGTTGATGAGCCCTTTACGGATCGTTTCTACTTCCGGTAATTCCGGCATAAGCAACCCCCTCTCTTTTGTCGATTTTATCCCTGTTTATTTTGCTTCATACCAACTGTCGCCGGAGTTGCTGTCCACTTTAAGCGGTACAGCCAAGGAAACGGCATGCTCCATGATTTCCGGGACTAATTTTTCCAATACCGGAATTTCTTCTTCCGGGCATTCGAAGATCAGTTCATCGTGCACTTGCAACAGCATATTCGCTTGAAGGCCTTTTTCCTTAAGGGCTTTATCCATCCGGACCATCGCTACTTTGATGATATCGGCGGCAGTGCCTTGGATCGGCGAATTGATGGCAGTCCGTTCCGCAAAGGAGCGCAGATTGAAGTTGCGGTTATGGATATCAGGCAGGTAGCGGCGTCTGTGGAATAACGTTTCGACATAACCGTTCTCTTTCGCTTCTTTGACGATGTCCTCCATAAATTGCTTCACGCCTGGATATTTTTCGAAATAGCGGTCAATGAATTCCTGAGCAGCTTTCCGGGTGATGTTCAGGTTTTGGGACAACCCATAGTCGCTGATGCCATACACAACCCCAAAATTGACGGCCTTCGCTTGTCGGCGCAGATTGGCGGTGACGTCTTCCGGATTTTCGATGCCAAACACACGCATCGCGGTCGATGTATGGATATCCTGACCTTCCAGGAAGGCTTCACGTAGATGCTCATCCCCGGAAATGTGCGCCAGCACACGCAATTCGATCTGCGAATAGTCGGAGGCAAACAGCTTCCAGCCATGTTGTTGGGGAACAAAGGCCTGTCTGATCTTCCGTCCTTCCTCCATCCGGATCGGGATGTTCTGCAGGTTAGGATCGACGGAACTCAAACGTCCGGTCTGGGTCAAAGTCTGTTGATAGCGCGTATGGATCTTTCCGGTTTCCGGTTTGATGAATTTCAGGAGCCCTTCCACGTAGGTCGATTGCAGCTTGGCCAGCTGTCGGTAATTCAGGATATGCTCCACGATCGGTGCTTGCGCCTGCAGTTTCTCCAACACATCCACCGCTGTCGAATAGCCTGTCTTCGTCTTTTTGATGACGGGCAATCCCATCTTCTCGAACAGGATGACACCCAGTTGTTTCGGGGAATTGATGTTGAACTCCTCGCCCGCCTCGGCATAGATGATCTTCTCGATTTCAAGCAAACGACCGGCAAATTCCTCTTTCATGGTCAAAAGACGCTGAGGTTCCACTTTGATCCCCTGGATTTCCATGTGCCCCAGCACAATCGACAAGGGCAGCTCCATTTCGTAATACAAGTCTTTTTGCACATTGCTTTCCAGTTCCGCGTTCAATTGGGCGAACAGCGCCTGGATCGCTTTCACTTTGCGTGCCAAATGGTCATACAGCACGGCATCCTCAGGAACGGCCGTTTTAGCGCCTTTTCCATAGATGGCCTCATCGAATGAGACATCGTTGTAGCCATATTCCTGGGCTACTTGCGCAAGGTCTTTGCTGTTGTCCTTCGCATTCAGGATGTAGGAAGCCAACAGGATATCAAAGTCGATGCCCGCCAGCGCGATGCCGGCATAATGCAGCATGACCATCGTCCGCTTACCGTCATACACATTTTTTTTGGCTTCAGCATTTTCAGCCCATTCCTTGAAAGCCTGGCTCGCCTTCACTGTTTCCAATGAAGCCGTATATATTTTTTCATCCGTTCCCCAGCTGGCTGCGAGGATTTTTCCGTCATGATAGTTGTCTTCAAGCATTTCCACATACAGTGCCATCCGATCCGTAAAGTGCTCGGGACGGATCTCGGTCAGGACTTCGAAATGGATGTCCTCAAAGGATTCAGAGCGGTCTTCCGAAGCCACACCCAGTTTATCAAGGAAACTGTTGAAATCCATTTCGCGGTAAAAATCGGTCAACTTGTCCATCTGTTTGCCTTCAACCGCAAGTTCATCGAGCTTCAGGGTAACAGGAGAATCCAGATCGATCGTAGCCAGCGCTTTGCTCATGAACGCATTCTCTTTGTCATTGATGAGGTTTTCTTTCATCTTGCTTTTCTTCAGTTCATCGACATGTTCGTAAAGATTTTCGATGGAGCCGTATTCGGTCAGAAGCTTCAAAGCAGTCTTCTCGCCGACTTTGGTGACACCCGGATAATTATCCGACGAGTCCCCCATAAGCCCCTTCATGTCGATGATCTGTTTCGGTTCGATGCCGTATTCTTCACGGATGACTTCCGGGGTGTAGGATTTCAATTCCGACACACCTTTGACGGTGATATCGACCCGGATATTATCCGTCGTCAGTTGGATCATATCCTTATCGCCTGAAATGATGACGACCTCATAGCCGGCCTGATCGGCCATCCGCGAGTAGGTTCCGATGATGTCATCGGCTTCATAATTGACCAATTCGTAAGTCTTGCCTCCGAAAGCATGGACCAGGATGCCGAAGTAAGGCCATTGTTCGGATAACTCCGACGGCATGCTGGCACGCCCGCCTTTGTAAGCATCGTAAAGGGCATTACGGAAAGTCGTTTTCCCGGAATCGAATGCTACCAACAGATGCGTAGGTTCTTCTGTCTGGAAGATGCGTTCCAATATATTATTGAATGCGTAGAGCGCGTTCGTATGTAATCCGTTTTTGTTGCGGAATCCATCCAAATTAGGCAACCCAAAGAAAGATCTGAAAGCCACACTGCTGCCATCCACCAATAGTAATTTTTTCTTTTTATCAGTCATCTGTTTACATCCTAACTCTGCTTATTCTGAACCTTCTGCCGTCTCGGTTACGGGAACAGCTCCCGTTTCGACCGCTTCGTAGTTTTCAGTTCGCTCGTTCATGATTACGTTCTCTTCCTCATCAAAAATCAATTTGCGAGGCGTCTCAACGATCAATTCGGCATCCAATACACGTTCATTTTCCATATTCGTTCCGACAACGCTGATCGTCACTTGTTCACGGCGCTCGTCCACGCGTTCCACTTCAAAATTGAACGTGACCGTGCTGTTGTGGTAAATTGGTTCAATCACATTCAAAGAAACATCCACAATATGTGAACCTGGACCCGGTAAATGTTTGGAAACGTTGCTCGTCAAAATCCCCACCAACAAAACAGTTGGCACTATCGGTTTATGGAACCGCGTCGTCTGTGAATAATCATGTTGAATATAGAGCGGGTTCCCGTCGTTCGTCAACCCAAGATACAGCAAAATATCTTTGTCTTCGATGATCTCCGTGACAGTCAGCGAATCCCCCTCTTGAATTTCATCGATCGATTTTCCAAGCTTTATATCTTTCAGACCCATTTTCACTTTTCCTTTCTTTGAACACATATATGTCTATCATATCAAAAACGCCGTTCCGATAAAAGCCGTTTAGCTGTTTGGGCCTATTTATTCAGATAACCGGACCAAGCCCGCTCTGACCCGC harbors:
- the coaE gene encoding dephospho-CoA kinase (Dephospho-CoA kinase (CoaE) performs the final step in coenzyme A biosynthesis.) translates to MSYILGLTGSIATGKSTVAKLFLSAGVPVVDADLGARAIVLPGAPGLVDIIKHFGEDYLQPDGTLDRKRLGELIFSDREKRTELDSLLKERIQQWIHEEKERYVNEGHDLIVLDIPLLYEGGYQDSCDAVMVVYVPEELQLQRLMSRNHLDAAEAARRMQSQLSIEKKKKLADFVVDNSGTIEETEKQVAEWLRRHRSI
- the nrdR gene encoding transcriptional regulator NrdR translates to MQCPKCHYHGSRVVDSRPADDGKAIRRRRECEQCHFRFTTFERIEQTPLLVIKKNGAREEFSREKLLRGLIRSCEKRPIALEQLETVVNEVEAEIRALGENEVSSIVIGEYVMDKLAKIDDVAYIRFASVYRQFSDRKTFLDELKNMEKKKAEQAAAESSDIPLSDTPPHEAAPGKEDND
- the polA gene encoding DNA polymerase I, which encodes MTDKKKKLLLVDGSSVAFRSFFGLPNLDGFRNKNGLHTNALYAFNNILERIFQTEEPTHLLVAFDSGKTTFRNALYDAYKGGRASMPSELSEQWPYFGILVHAFGGKTYELVNYEADDIIGTYSRMADQAGYEVVIISGDKDMIQLTTDNIRVDITVKGVSELKSYTPEVIREEYGIEPKQIIDMKGLMGDSSDNYPGVTKVGEKTALKLLTEYGSIENLYEHVDELKKSKMKENLINDKENAFMSKALATIDLDSPVTLKLDELAVEGKQMDKLTDFYREMDFNSFLDKLGVASEDRSESFEDIHFEVLTEIRPEHFTDRMALYVEMLEDNYHDGKILAASWGTDEKIYTASLETVKASQAFKEWAENAEAKKNVYDGKRTMVMLHYAGIALAGIDFDILLASYILNAKDNSKDLAQVAQEYGYNDVSFDEAIYGKGAKTAVPEDAVLYDHLARKVKAIQALFAQLNAELESNVQKDLYYEMELPLSIVLGHMEIQGIKVEPQRLLTMKEEFAGRLLEIEKIIYAEAGEEFNINSPKQLGVILFEKMGLPVIKKTKTGYSTAVDVLEKLQAQAPIVEHILNYRQLAKLQSTYVEGLLKFIKPETGKIHTRYQQTLTQTGRLSSVDPNLQNIPIRMEEGRKIRQAFVPQQHGWKLFASDYSQIELRVLAHISGDEHLREAFLEGQDIHTSTAMRVFGIENPEDVTANLRRQAKAVNFGVVYGISDYGLSQNLNITRKAAQEFIDRYFEKYPGVKQFMEDIVKEAKENGYVETLFHRRRYLPDIHNRNFNLRSFAERTAINSPIQGTAADIIKVAMVRMDKALKEKGLQANMLLQVHDELIFECPEEEIPVLEKLVPEIMEHAVSLAVPLKVDSNSGDSWYEAK
- the mutM gene encoding DNA-formamidopyrimidine glycosylase, whose amino-acid sequence is MPELPEVETIRKGLINLVGGAVITDVAVFWDRMITPPFSSERFKTVLRGEQIHTIERRGKYLIFLLDHWAMISHLRMEGKYEVNESGEPIKKHTHVIFYLADGRQLRYLDVRKFGKFTLLPIEKRDEYEPFKKMGPEPTADFFKLSKFKKDLSKSHRAIKAVILDQNIVAGVGNIYADESLFQARIHPLQAADTIGPAAAKRLQEAIIDVISRSVEAGGSTIRTYKNTLGEAGKFQVSLAVYGQTGKPCPNCGHPIEKIRVAQRGTHYCPRCQQLPKVRPKTADINDIAYKGAR
- a CDS encoding MaoC/PaaZ C-terminal domain-containing protein, producing MKMGLKDIKLGKSIDEIQEGDSLTVTEIIEDKDILLYLGLTNDGNPLYIQHDYSQTTRFHKPIVPTVLLVGILTSNVSKHLPGPGSHIVDVSLNVIEPIYHNSTVTFNFEVERVDERREQVTISVVGTNMENERVLDAELIVETPRKLIFDEEENVIMNERTENYEAVETGAVPVTETAEGSE